Genomic DNA from Turicibacter faecis:
TGGAGAAAAGGAGATGTAGAAATGATGGATTTTAAAAAGGATTATTAGCATTATCTTTATTCGGTGTATTTTCAGGGGGGTAACTTATTTGCTTCAGCAAGTACACTAGATCGAATTGAACCACAAGAGCCACTTCCAGGGTTCGGACTAGATTTAGTAGAGTATGATACTGCTATTTATAATGGAGAGGCTCCACAATCAAGAGTTGCTAAATTACTCAGTAGTGGTGTTTCACGTTATGTAAATCATAGTACGGGTCAGTATTATGCTAAGGGAGCAACCAATGTTGTTGAAAGTACAACAGGAAATGCTTTATATCATAAAACGACTGTAACTTTAGAAAAGAAAGTATTGTTTGTTACTAACACATTAGTTTCAGCTTCTGCATGGGGAACAGGAGAAGTTTGGGCAACAACTGGAACTACTCCAACAGCTGGAACTCCACATGTATATTGGGCTGTAAAATAATCAAAAAAAAAAACAACAATATAAATTTATATTGTTGTTTTTTTATAGGAGGAATTTGTAATGAAAGAACGGATGAAGGTTATAGTAATCTTTATTATCATTAGTGTATTATCTTGTGTGAGTCTTTTTATGATGTATCAAGAAAAAAACGATTTTGAACAACAATATTTTCATCTAGCTGATTTACAAAATATTCAAAATGATTCGCTAGGCCAATTATTAGATCAAGATAATATTTTAGAAAGATTAAATAACTTTAAGCAAGAATTAAAGGAAAGTGAGAAATTTACATTTATTGAATTTTTACCTAATGTTGTAGAGTTTATTGGGGAATGGGATAAGCCAAATCAATTAGTAAATGGATATGAATATGGGGCTGATTTAAAAAATCAAACCGTTCATGTGAATAATAAAGAATTATTAATTACGCCGATTAATTGTATTTCTATGGATCAGGATGCATGGGATTTATATGATTTATCGTTAAGCGAGGGGAATGAATTTGCAGGGACGGATTATAGTTTAACTGAAAAAAAACTGCCCTTAATTTTAGGAAGTGAGTTTAAAGAATATTATGACATAGGTGACGAAATTCCTTTATTATATTTTTCTGAGGAATGGACAGGGGTTGTCCAAGGATTTTTAGAAGATGATGAAGTCATTAACCAAGATTGGAATGAATATTCTTTAGATACTAGAATTTTAGTTCCTTCGTTTAAAGAAATGAGTGATAAAATAGATGAGGATTTACGAAAAAAGATAACGTATGCTCAATTAGAAGGGGATGTTTTACTAAAAGATAAAGCTGAATATTCAAAGGCAAATAAAGAAATAAAGAAATTGTCACAAAAGTATAACTTACCGTATGAATTATTAAGAGGCTATTAAATTTTTCAGTCAAGTCGTTGTGATCTATTTGGTAGTTTTGAGGGTTTAGCGTGGTAAGAAATGTTATAGGCGCAATTTAAAAGGGAGGTCACCGATCATATGTTCGGCGATCTCCCTTTTAATTAGGTGGAGTTGGTGTATTCAATCATTGAAAAAGGGTGAGTCCTATTTTAGATAGGAAGACATGACCTCAGTTGTTGATTCGAAAACTAAAAAAACGTTCATGGGGGAATGAACGTTTTTTTAAATATATAAAAGTTTTGGGAGAGTAATATGTGAAAAAATTTTAGGGGGGGATGTAAGTTTATCACTTACATATTTGTTATGGTAAAATAAGTAAAAGTTATTCACTAAAATGAATAGATTTATAAATTTTTTTGATTTCTATCTTTGGTGGCCTGTTTCAGGGCGAATTTAAACGTTAGGGCTGAATGGTTGATGAAATTATCGCCCTTTTTTAGAAGAGGATTACGGAAGGTAAGCAAGCCAGGTGAAAATCTATTTTACTTGGGAATAGGGTTTGTTTCACCGTATGAGAAAAGGGAGAAAAGGGTACGATATTTAGAGGTAGCGATAAATTTTAAGTGAGTGTACGGTTTTTTAACCTCATTATTCTAGAAAGTTAGTTAGTAATGATCGGAATAAGGATTAAAGAATTTGATAAATGACTTTTTTTACACTACTGGACAATGTATAGTAGTTAATGGTATACTCTATTATGCTTTACACAGTAGATAAGAAGATGTTTCTTTTCATCAATAAATGAGGAGGTTTTAGAAATGAACAAGGTCTCTTTATGTTCAATGGTTGTGATGGGTGCCCTTTTATTGGGGTGTTCGAAGTCACCAGGTGATCTTAATCAGGAGCAATCATCGCTCTCTACGATGACCGAGGCTCAGGCAAAGGAGCTAGCGCTTCAGGAAGTAGGAAGCGGGAGCATTATTGATTTCTCCTATGATCATGACGATAAGTTGCCACATTATGAATTTAAAATTGTGAATGATGGGGTTGAACACGAAGTTGAAATTAGTGCGATTGACGGAAGTGTTTTAAAGCACCAGACAAAAAATTATTCGGAAGCTCCACTCTTAGAAGAGCCACGAGTACGTGAGATTGTCGAAACGTTAGGAAATGGAACGATTGTTCGCGTTCAGTTAGAGAAAGAAGACCATCATGCGAGTTATGAGGTAACAGTGGTTGATGAAACATATACGTATGAATATGAAATTGATGCACGAGATGGTCA
This window encodes:
- a CDS encoding PepSY domain-containing protein, translated to MNKVSLCSMVVMGALLLGCSKSPGDLNQEQSSLSTMTEAQAKELALQEVGSGSIIDFSYDHDDKLPHYEFKIVNDGVEHEVEISAIDGSVLKHQTKNYSEAPLLEEPRVREIVETLGNGTIVRVQLEKEDHHASYEVTVVDETYTYEYEIDARDGHVIHQEKELINQVIAPNQQALTIDVEQAKSMASAQVQGGVVTEISLDTDDGTPIYEVNVIANGIEYEYEISAVDGQVLRASTK